From Halotia branconii CENA392, the proteins below share one genomic window:
- the pds gene encoding 15-cis-phytoene desaturase, with translation MRVAIAGAGLAGLSCAKYLTDAGHTPIVLERRDVLGGKVAAWKDSDGDWYETGLHIFFGAYPNMLQLFKELDIEDRLQWKEHTMIFNQPNAPGTYSRFDFPNLPAPLNGIVAILRNNDMLTWPEKIRFGIGLLPAMIQGQKYVEAMDKYSWTEWLRQQNIPERVNQEVFIAMAKSLNFIGPDEISSTILLTALNRFLQEKNGSKMAFLDGSPTERLCQPIVDHITKGGGEVRLNAPLKEILLNPDGTVKGFLLRGLNGAADQVLTADLYVSAMPVDPLKVILPEPWQQMEFFQKLEGLEGVPVINLHLWFDRKLTEIDHLLFSRSPLLSVYADMSNTCREYANPHRSMLELVLAPAKDWIAKSDEEIVAATIAELEKLFPNHFGGENPAKLLKSHVVKTPRSVYKATPGRQQYRPSQTTPIANFYLTGDYTMQRYLASMEGAVLSGKLTAQAISEALPVANSSNLQTLTRPPATNAATA, from the coding sequence ATGCGAGTAGCGATCGCGGGTGCAGGTCTAGCAGGACTCTCCTGCGCGAAATATCTCACAGACGCAGGTCACACTCCCATTGTCTTGGAACGCCGGGACGTACTGGGTGGCAAAGTGGCAGCGTGGAAAGATTCTGACGGAGACTGGTACGAAACGGGTCTGCACATCTTCTTTGGGGCATACCCCAACATGTTGCAGCTATTTAAAGAATTAGACATTGAAGATCGATTGCAATGGAAAGAACACACCATGATCTTCAATCAACCCAACGCACCAGGGACTTATAGCCGTTTTGATTTCCCGAATTTGCCAGCTCCATTGAATGGTATTGTGGCTATTCTGCGAAACAACGACATGCTGACGTGGCCAGAAAAAATCCGCTTTGGCATTGGGTTATTACCAGCAATGATCCAGGGGCAGAAGTACGTTGAAGCAATGGACAAATACTCGTGGACAGAATGGCTACGTCAACAAAACATTCCAGAACGAGTCAACCAAGAAGTTTTCATTGCGATGGCCAAATCGCTGAACTTCATCGGGCCAGATGAAATTTCTTCTACTATCCTATTGACTGCTCTCAATCGCTTTCTCCAAGAAAAAAACGGCTCGAAAATGGCCTTTTTGGATGGTTCCCCAACAGAGCGATTGTGTCAACCCATAGTAGATCACATCACTAAAGGTGGTGGAGAAGTGCGATTAAATGCGCCTTTGAAAGAAATTTTGCTGAACCCTGACGGTACAGTAAAGGGTTTTTTGCTGCGGGGTTTGAATGGCGCAGCAGATCAAGTTTTGACAGCTGACTTATACGTATCTGCTATGCCAGTTGACCCACTGAAGGTCATTTTGCCAGAACCTTGGCAGCAAATGGAATTTTTCCAGAAGCTAGAAGGTTTAGAAGGCGTACCAGTTATTAACTTACATCTGTGGTTTGATCGAAAACTGACAGAAATTGATCATCTGCTATTTTCGCGATCGCCCCTCCTCAGCGTTTATGCTGATATGAGCAATACTTGTCGTGAATATGCTAATCCCCATCGCTCGATGCTGGAATTAGTTTTAGCTCCGGCAAAAGATTGGATCGCCAAATCAGATGAGGAGATTGTGGCTGCAACGATTGCCGAACTGGAAAAACTTTTCCCCAACCACTTTGGGGGAGAAAATCCAGCCAAATTACTGAAATCTCATGTAGTGAAAACGCCGCGTTCAGTTTATAAAGCGACCCCCGGTCGTCAACAGTACCGTCCTTCCCAGACAACCCCCATCGCCAACTTTTATTTGACTGGGGATTACACCATGCAACGCTACTTAGCCAGTATGGAAGGTGCTGTACTTTCTGGTAAGCTGACAGCGCAGGCAATTTCTGAGGCACTCCCGGTAGCAAATTCCTCAAACCTGCAAACGCTAACCCGACCGCCCGCAACGAATGCTGCAACTGCCTGA
- a CDS encoding ribulose bisphosphate carboxylase small subunit, translating into MAVRSTAAPPTPWSRNLAEPKIHESTFVHPFSNIIGDVYVGANVIIAPGTSIRADEGTPFYIGESTNIQDGVVIHGLEQGRVIGDDQNKYSVWIGENASITHMALIHGPAYVGENSFIGFRSTVFNARVGAGCIVMMHALIQDVEIPAGKYVPSGSIITNQQQADRLPDVQDQDEEFAHHVVGINQALRTGYRCAADSKCIAPIRDENAKSYTGNGITVLELERSSQVSSNSLGAETIEQVRYLLNQGYKIGTEHVDQRRFRTGSWTSCQPIEPRSMGDAIAALESCLREHSGEYVRLFGIDNGRRRVLETIIQRPDGVVNATAASFKAPASKNGNGSYRSYNNDNGHSSTSGALSTETVDQIRQLLAGGYKVGTEHVDERRFRTGSWQTCEPITSNSTKEVISALEECINNHPGEYVRLIGIDSKAKRRVLESIIQRPNGQVASSSSQKKSFTSTSSSTTKATATNTHLSSEVIDQLRGLLAGGYKISAEHVDQRRFRTGSWSSCGQIEARSDREAIAALEAYLGEYQGEYVRLIGIDPKAKRRVLETIIQRP; encoded by the coding sequence ATGGCAGTCCGCAGCACGGCGGCACCCCCAACCCCGTGGTCGAGGAATTTAGCTGAACCAAAAATCCATGAAAGCACCTTTGTACACCCGTTTTCCAACATTATTGGAGATGTATACGTCGGTGCAAATGTCATCATTGCTCCAGGAACTTCGATTAGAGCTGATGAAGGCACACCTTTTTATATCGGTGAAAGCACTAATATTCAAGATGGTGTCGTTATTCATGGATTGGAACAAGGCCGAGTAATTGGCGACGACCAAAACAAATACTCGGTATGGATTGGCGAAAATGCTTCTATTACCCACATGGCACTGATTCATGGGCCAGCTTATGTTGGGGAAAATTCCTTCATTGGCTTTCGCTCTACGGTATTTAATGCCAGGGTGGGTGCAGGTTGCATCGTCATGATGCACGCTTTAATTCAAGATGTCGAAATTCCCGCAGGCAAGTATGTACCTTCGGGATCAATAATTACCAATCAGCAGCAAGCAGACCGCTTGCCAGATGTGCAAGATCAAGATGAAGAATTTGCCCATCATGTCGTAGGGATTAATCAAGCATTACGGACTGGTTATCGCTGTGCTGCGGATAGCAAGTGTATTGCACCCATCCGAGATGAGAATGCTAAATCTTATACAGGTAATGGTATTACTGTTTTAGAATTAGAAAGGAGTAGTCAAGTGTCGAGTAACAGTTTGGGTGCAGAAACAATAGAGCAGGTGCGCTATTTATTAAATCAAGGCTATAAGATTGGTACAGAACATGTAGATCAAAGACGGTTCCGTACTGGTTCTTGGACTAGTTGTCAGCCAATTGAACCAAGATCAATGGGAGATGCGATCGCAGCTTTAGAAAGTTGTTTAAGAGAACATAGCGGCGAATACGTCCGTCTATTTGGCATTGATAATGGTAGACGGCGCGTGTTAGAAACCATTATTCAGCGGCCAGATGGTGTAGTTAATGCTACTGCTGCCAGCTTTAAGGCTCCTGCTAGTAAAAATGGTAACGGCAGCTATCGCAGCTATAATAATGACAATGGTCATAGCTCTACTAGCGGTGCGTTGAGTACTGAAACCGTAGATCAAATCCGCCAACTATTAGCAGGTGGTTACAAAGTAGGTACAGAACACGTAGATGAGCGCCGCTTCCGTACAGGTTCCTGGCAAACTTGTGAACCAATTACCTCCAATTCGACCAAAGAAGTGATTTCTGCCTTAGAAGAGTGTATCAACAATCATCCAGGTGAATATGTACGCTTGATTGGTATTGACTCCAAAGCTAAACGGCGGGTACTAGAAAGTATTATCCAACGACCTAATGGTCAAGTAGCCTCATCTAGTAGTCAAAAGAAATCATTTACCAGCACGAGCTCTAGTACTACCAAAGCAACAGCTACCAATACACACTTGAGTTCGGAAGTAATAGACCAGCTACGCGGCTTATTAGCTGGTGGATATAAGATTAGTGCTGAACACGTAGACCAACGGCGATTCCGTACAGGTTCCTGGTCTAGCTGTGGTCAAATTGAAGCTAGGTCTGATAGAGAAGCGATCGCTGCTTTAGAAGCATACCTAGGCGAATATCAAGGGGAATATGTGCGCCTAATTGGCATTGACCCCAAAGCCAAGCGCCGAGTGTTAGAAACAATTATCCAGCGTCCTTGA
- a CDS encoding carbon dioxide-concentrating mechanism protein CcmK, giving the protein MEIYNQRPINTVQSSRRRDNFQDTALGLVSTASFPAIVGTADMMLKSAGVHLVGYEKIGSGHCTAIIRGGIADVRLAVESGVQTAEQFGQLISSLVIPRPYPNLEIVLPIANRMSKLMQEGSYSRLSNLAIGLVETRGFPAMVGACDAMLKAADVQLGAYEKIGAGLCTAIIRGSVANVAVAVEAGMYEAERIGELNSVMVIPRPLDELEQTLPIASCWIEQRQPLNLPINVKEQVAELEVLELPQKKQVAEPEVLELPQKEQVAEPEVLELPDLAQLPAKIPEELWKDE; this is encoded by the coding sequence ATGGAAATATATAATCAACGTCCTATTAACACAGTTCAGTCATCGCGTCGTCGAGACAACTTCCAAGATACTGCTTTGGGTTTAGTATCCACTGCTAGCTTTCCTGCGATCGTTGGTACAGCGGATATGATGCTGAAATCAGCTGGAGTTCACCTTGTAGGATATGAAAAAATTGGCAGTGGTCACTGTACTGCAATTATTCGTGGTGGAATTGCTGATGTCCGTTTAGCTGTTGAATCTGGTGTGCAAACCGCTGAACAGTTTGGTCAATTAATTTCTAGCCTGGTAATTCCTCGACCTTATCCTAACCTCGAAATAGTTCTGCCCATTGCAAACCGCATGAGTAAACTTATGCAGGAAGGAAGTTACAGCCGTCTTAGCAACTTAGCCATCGGTTTAGTAGAAACACGGGGATTTCCAGCAATGGTAGGCGCTTGTGATGCTATGCTCAAAGCTGCTGATGTCCAGCTAGGAGCTTATGAAAAAATTGGTGCTGGTTTATGTACAGCTATTATTCGTGGTTCTGTAGCTAATGTTGCGGTAGCAGTAGAAGCTGGGATGTATGAAGCAGAACGAATTGGGGAACTGAACTCAGTCATGGTAATTCCTCGACCTTTAGATGAATTAGAACAAACTTTACCAATAGCAAGTTGTTGGATAGAACAACGCCAACCATTAAATTTGCCAATAAACGTCAAAGAACAAGTTGCCGAACTAGAAGTGTTAGAGTTACCGCAGAAGAAGCAAGTTGCCGAACCAGAAGTATTAGAATTACCACAGAAGGAACAAGTTGCCGAACCAGAGGTATTGGAGTTACCAGATTTAGCTCAGCTACCTGCAAAAATTCCTGAAGAATTATGGAAGGATGAATGA
- a CDS encoding carbon dioxide-concentrating mechanism protein CcmK has protein sequence MPIAVGMIETKGFPAVVEAADAMVKAARVTLVGYEKIGSARVTVIVRGDVSEVQASVAAGIEAARRVNGGEVVSTHIIARPHENLEYVLPIRYTEAVEQFRT, from the coding sequence ATGCCAATTGCAGTTGGAATGATTGAGACTAAGGGCTTTCCGGCAGTAGTAGAAGCTGCCGATGCAATGGTGAAAGCCGCGCGTGTAACTTTGGTAGGATATGAAAAAATTGGTAGTGCGAGGGTAACAGTGATTGTCCGGGGAGATGTATCTGAGGTGCAAGCCTCAGTTGCAGCCGGAATTGAAGCGGCCAGAAGAGTAAATGGTGGTGAAGTAGTATCCACTCACATCATTGCTCGTCCTCACGAAAACTTAGAATACGTCTTACCGATTCGGTATACAGAAGCTGTAGAACAGTTTCGTACTTAA
- a CDS encoding carbon dioxide-concentrating mechanism protein CcmK: MSIAVGMVETLGFPAVVEAADAMVKAARVTLVGYEKIGSGRVTVIVRGDVSEVQASVGAGVESVKRVNGGQVLSTHIIARPHENLEYVLPIRYTEDVEQFRENVNAIRPFGRRP; encoded by the coding sequence ATGTCAATTGCAGTAGGAATGGTAGAAACGTTGGGCTTCCCAGCAGTAGTGGAAGCTGCTGACGCAATGGTGAAAGCTGCTCGCGTCACCCTGGTAGGCTACGAAAAAATTGGTAGTGGTCGGGTAACAGTAATTGTTCGGGGCGACGTTTCAGAAGTGCAAGCTTCTGTAGGGGCAGGAGTTGAATCAGTCAAGCGAGTCAATGGTGGACAAGTGCTGTCTACTCACATCATTGCTCGTCCTCATGAGAACTTAGAATATGTGCTGCCAATTCGTTACACAGAAGACGTTGAGCAATTCCGTGAAAATGTTAACGCGATCCGTCCTTTTGGTAGAAGACCATAA
- a CDS encoding RNA polymerase sigma factor SigF encodes MTTTTATNELKHEIWQLLREYQQYRSETVRNQLVKLNFGLVRKEAHYWMNQCHESYDDLLQVGCLGLIRAIERFEISKGHAFSSFAMPYIRGEIQHYLRDKGVTVRIPRRYLALQQQAVGVSRSLREKYNRQPTDSELAEALTISTEEWQEIKLAWINRAPLSLDVPIQDGEEGATSLGELVPDPHYRSFQLVQEDQIRLQQALIQLEQRTREVLECVFLQDLTQKQVAEHLGISVVTVSRRVKKGLDLLKQLMCTGED; translated from the coding sequence ATGACGACTACCACAGCAACCAATGAACTAAAGCACGAAATTTGGCAGTTATTGCGAGAATATCAGCAATATCGTTCAGAAACTGTTCGCAATCAACTGGTGAAACTTAATTTTGGACTTGTGAGAAAAGAAGCTCATTACTGGATGAATCAATGTCATGAAAGCTATGATGACTTACTCCAGGTTGGTTGTTTGGGTTTAATTAGAGCGATTGAAAGATTTGAAATTTCTAAAGGACATGCCTTCAGTTCCTTTGCTATGCCCTATATTCGCGGTGAAATTCAACACTATTTGCGAGATAAAGGTGTCACAGTGCGGATTCCTAGGCGCTATTTAGCGTTGCAACAGCAAGCAGTTGGAGTTTCGCGTTCATTGCGCGAAAAATATAACCGCCAACCTACTGATTCTGAATTAGCCGAAGCGCTAACAATTTCTACAGAAGAATGGCAGGAAATTAAATTAGCATGGATTAATCGTGCCCCTTTGAGCTTAGATGTTCCCATTCAAGATGGTGAAGAAGGAGCTACAAGCTTAGGAGAATTGGTTCCAGACCCCCATTATCGTAGTTTTCAATTGGTACAAGAAGACCAAATTCGCCTACAACAAGCACTGATTCAGTTAGAACAGCGCACCCGTGAAGTTTTAGAATGTGTATTTTTACAGGATTTGACACAAAAACAAGTGGCAGAACACTTAGGAATTAGTGTAGTCACGGTTTCTCGTAGAGTTAAGAAAGGCTTAGACTTATTGAAGCAACTGATGTGTACAGGAGAAGATTAA
- a CDS encoding LysR family transcriptional regulator has product MNQATLHQLKVFEAAARHSSFTRAAEELFLTQPTVSMQIKQLTKSVGLPLFEQVGKRLFLTEAGRELFATCRQIFETIAQFEMKVADLKGLKQGQLRLAAITTAKYFIPRLLGPFCQLYPGIEISLQVTNHERILDRMLNNLDDLYIMSQVPEHLDINSQAFLDNSLVVIAPADHPLANQANIPIERLSQEPFIMREPGSGTRRAVQSLLDEHAVKVKVKLELGSNEAIKQAIAGGLGISILSRHTLITDASEFSILDVQHFPIKRMWYIVHPSGKQLSIVARTYYEYLVDAAQKFVEKTATVSLKSNIAESGQ; this is encoded by the coding sequence TTGAATCAGGCGACGCTACACCAGTTGAAAGTGTTCGAGGCGGCGGCAAGACACAGTAGTTTTACGCGCGCTGCTGAAGAATTATTTTTGACTCAACCTACTGTTTCTATGCAGATCAAGCAACTTACAAAATCGGTAGGGTTGCCTTTATTTGAGCAAGTGGGAAAGCGCTTATTTTTGACAGAAGCAGGTCGGGAATTGTTTGCTACTTGTCGGCAGATTTTTGAGACTATAGCCCAGTTTGAGATGAAAGTGGCAGATTTAAAAGGGCTAAAACAAGGTCAATTGCGCTTGGCAGCAATTACAACAGCAAAATATTTTATACCACGTTTGTTAGGGCCATTTTGCCAACTTTATCCAGGAATTGAGATTTCGCTACAAGTAACAAACCATGAGCGAATTTTGGACAGGATGCTTAATAATCTGGATGACTTGTATATTATGAGTCAAGTACCAGAACATTTAGATATAAATTCCCAAGCATTTTTAGACAACTCTTTAGTAGTAATTGCACCTGCTGATCATCCTTTAGCAAACCAAGCAAATATCCCCATTGAACGTTTGTCTCAAGAACCCTTTATTATGCGAGAACCGGGTTCGGGAACACGCCGCGCTGTCCAAAGCCTCTTAGACGAACATGCAGTGAAGGTAAAAGTGAAGTTGGAATTGGGGAGTAATGAAGCAATTAAACAAGCCATTGCTGGGGGTTTAGGAATTTCTATTTTATCTCGTCATACCTTAATCACAGATGCCTCAGAGTTCAGCATTTTGGATGTACAACATTTTCCTATTAAGCGAATGTGGTACATAGTTCACCCATCTGGCAAACAATTGTCTATCGTCGCTCGTACTTATTACGAGTATTTAGTGGATGCAGCACAGAAGTTTGTTGAAAAAACCGCTACAGTTTCTTTGAAGTCAAATATCGCTGAGTCAGGTCAATAA
- a CDS encoding transferase codes for MSVPPLRLSNNFDSYISGEVIIHPSAVLAPGVILQAAVNSKIVIGPGVCIGMGSIIQADTGTLEVEAGANLGAGFLMVGKGKIGANACIGSATTVFNYSVAAGVVIPPGSILGDTSRQIDDKKQPKLPPDSAVSNNVQNQQDNSLGENEDKVISSTNLSASAFLEFKQQIAYPAKPSPNSQSHSTPVESDTNSSGSKEASINPDSQNFESNQPATESLNSSGNQIYGQGSINRLLTTLFPHRQSLNNPISDDQSE; via the coding sequence ATGTCTGTGCCGCCACTGCGCCTCAGCAACAACTTTGATTCTTATATTAGTGGCGAGGTGATTATTCATCCGAGTGCAGTACTTGCACCTGGAGTCATACTCCAAGCGGCTGTTAACAGCAAGATAGTCATCGGTCCAGGCGTTTGTATCGGTATGGGGTCAATTATCCAAGCTGATACAGGAACCTTAGAAGTAGAAGCAGGAGCGAACTTGGGAGCTGGGTTTTTGATGGTTGGTAAAGGTAAAATTGGTGCAAATGCTTGTATTGGTTCAGCAACAACAGTTTTTAACTATTCAGTTGCAGCAGGAGTAGTAATTCCACCTGGCTCAATTTTAGGAGATACCAGTCGGCAGATAGATGACAAAAAACAACCAAAATTACCCCCAGATAGTGCTGTTTCTAATAATGTCCAAAATCAACAAGACAATAGTTTAGGAGAAAATGAGGACAAAGTAATTTCCTCAACTAATCTCTCAGCATCGGCTTTTTTGGAATTTAAACAGCAAATTGCTTATCCTGCCAAGCCATCGCCCAATTCACAAAGCCATTCTACTCCTGTAGAGTCAGATACTAATAGTAGTGGCTCTAAAGAAGCATCGATAAACCCCGACTCTCAAAACTTTGAATCTAATCAACCTGCGACTGAATCACTCAATAGTTCTGGAAATCAAATTTATGGACAAGGAAGCATAAATAGGTTATTAACCACATTATTTCCCCATCGGCAATCCTTAAATAATCCAATCTCTGACGATCAGTCTGAGTAA
- a CDS encoding EutN/CcmL family microcompartment protein, with amino-acid sequence MQIAKVRGTVVGTQKDPSMRGVKLLLVQLVDEEGNSLPKYEVAADSVGAGVDEWVLVTCGSAARQIPGNEQRPLDAVIVAIIDTIHVEDRLIYGKKDQYR; translated from the coding sequence ATGCAAATTGCCAAAGTTCGTGGCACAGTAGTAGGCACTCAAAAAGATCCAAGTATGAGAGGTGTCAAGCTACTGCTGGTGCAGTTAGTAGATGAAGAAGGAAATTCACTGCCAAAGTATGAAGTAGCTGCGGATAGTGTGGGTGCAGGAGTAGATGAGTGGGTGCTTGTTACCTGTGGCAGTGCTGCTCGTCAAATTCCTGGTAATGAACAGCGTCCGTTAGATGCAGTGATTGTGGCGATAATTGACACCATTCATGTAGAAGATCGCCTAATTTACGGCAAAAAAGATCAGTATCGATAG
- a CDS encoding ABC transporter substrate-binding protein gives MKKISAALALSISTLAAGFLTAACDNTGSPNNTANNGSTTAPVNSTTTNSNAKNLKIGSLLPTTGDLASIGQQMVGSVPLLVESVNACGGVNGEPVTLVQVDDQTDPKAGAAGMSKLATLDKVAGVVGSFASSVSTAAVSVAVPNKVMLVSPGSTSPVFTQKAKNGDFKGFWARTAPPDTYQALALAQLARKKGFQRVSTVVINNDYGVGFEKAFVETFEKLGGTVINKNNPVRYDPKAQTFNTEAANAFAGKPDAVIAVLYAETGSLLLKAAYEQGLTKGVQVLLTDGVKSPTFPEQVGKGSDGQYILTGALGTVPGSDGQALTSFNKLWKDKKGGSPGEYAPQAWDAAALLVLAAQAAKENTGVGIANKIREVSNAPGKDVTDVCEGLKLLKAGQDINYQGASGNVDVDANGDVLGVYDVWTVGEDGKIKAIDKVSPK, from the coding sequence ATGAAAAAAATTAGTGCTGCTTTAGCTTTAAGCATAAGTACTTTAGCAGCTGGTTTCCTGACAGCAGCTTGTGATAATACTGGTAGTCCCAATAACACAGCTAATAATGGGAGTACCACTGCACCAGTCAACTCAACTACTACAAATAGTAATGCTAAAAATCTCAAAATTGGTTCTCTGCTACCAACAACTGGTGACTTAGCCTCAATAGGACAGCAGATGGTGGGTTCAGTTCCCCTACTAGTTGAGAGTGTTAACGCTTGCGGTGGTGTTAACGGTGAACCTGTAACTTTAGTGCAAGTAGACGACCAAACCGACCCCAAAGCTGGCGCTGCTGGCATGAGTAAGCTGGCAACTTTGGATAAAGTGGCGGGTGTAGTTGGTTCATTTGCCAGTAGTGTTTCCACTGCGGCTGTCTCAGTTGCCGTACCGAATAAAGTTATGTTGGTTTCCCCTGGTAGTACCAGTCCTGTCTTCACTCAAAAAGCAAAAAATGGTGACTTCAAAGGCTTTTGGGCACGTACTGCTCCCCCTGATACCTATCAAGCACTAGCCTTAGCCCAACTTGCTAGAAAAAAAGGTTTCCAGCGAGTTTCGACAGTTGTAATTAACAACGACTATGGTGTGGGCTTTGAAAAAGCATTTGTAGAAACTTTTGAGAAATTGGGCGGAACAGTAATTAATAAAAACAACCCAGTTCGTTACGACCCCAAAGCTCAAACATTTAATACCGAAGCTGCTAATGCTTTCGCTGGTAAGCCAGATGCAGTAATTGCAGTCCTTTATGCTGAAACAGGTAGTCTACTTCTCAAAGCTGCCTATGAACAAGGCTTAACCAAGGGAGTGCAGGTTTTGCTGACAGATGGAGTTAAATCACCAACCTTTCCTGAACAAGTTGGTAAAGGCAGCGACGGTCAATATATCTTAACTGGAGCATTAGGTACAGTACCCGGTTCTGATGGTCAAGCATTAACATCTTTTAACAAGCTCTGGAAAGATAAAAAAGGTGGTTCACCTGGAGAATATGCTCCCCAAGCTTGGGATGCCGCTGCATTATTGGTTTTGGCAGCGCAAGCTGCTAAAGAAAACACAGGGGTTGGCATAGCTAATAAAATTCGTGAAGTTAGCAATGCACCTGGTAAAGATGTGACTGATGTCTGTGAGGGATTGAAGTTACTTAAAGCTGGTCAAGATATTAACTACCAAGGAGCTAGCGGTAACGTAGATGTTGATGCTAATGGCGATGTCCTTGGTGTCTACGATGTTTGGACAGTAGGAGAAGACGGCAAAATCAAGGCAATTGACAAAGTTAGTCCTAAGTAG
- the crtB gene encoding 15-cis-phytoene synthase CrtB — translation MLQLPESPPRMKTLVSVDESYELCRHLIAKYSTTFYLSTLLLSKEKRPAIWAIYAWCRRTDELVDGPASAITTPETLDLWEHQLESIFAGHPLDNFDVALVDTVQRFPMDIQPFKDMIAGQRMDLYRSRYATFEELYLYCYRVAGTVGLMSTSVMGLDNTKNTAPWNCEQQPYVPLEEEIALGIAKQLTNILRDVGEDAQRGRIYIPLEDLARFNYTEQDLFESVVDERWRSLMRFQIDRARQFYRKAEKGISYLSADGRWPVWAALMHYSGILNVIERNDYNAFTRRAYVPQWQKLRSLPAAWMRSQVL, via the coding sequence ATGCTGCAACTGCCTGAATCCCCCCCGCGCATGAAAACGCTGGTCTCTGTGGACGAGTCCTATGAACTTTGTCGTCATCTCATAGCCAAGTATTCCACAACTTTTTACCTCAGTACTTTGCTCCTGAGCAAAGAAAAGCGTCCCGCTATCTGGGCAATTTATGCTTGGTGTCGCCGTACAGATGAACTAGTAGATGGCCCTGCATCTGCTATTACTACGCCAGAAACCTTAGACTTATGGGAACACCAGCTAGAATCAATTTTTGCTGGACACCCATTAGATAATTTCGATGTAGCTTTGGTAGATACTGTTCAACGCTTCCCAATGGACATTCAGCCCTTTAAGGATATGATTGCCGGCCAGCGTATGGACTTATATCGCAGTCGCTATGCAACTTTTGAGGAGTTATATCTCTACTGTTATCGTGTAGCTGGCACTGTAGGCTTAATGTCAACATCAGTTATGGGGTTGGATAATACCAAAAATACAGCTCCGTGGAATTGTGAACAACAGCCATACGTTCCCCTAGAAGAAGAGATTGCCTTAGGAATCGCCAAGCAACTCACCAACATACTAAGAGATGTAGGAGAAGATGCACAACGCGGACGAATTTATATTCCTCTAGAAGACCTAGCCCGATTTAACTATACTGAGCAAGATTTGTTCGAGAGTGTCGTGGATGAGCGCTGGCGTTCCCTAATGCGCTTTCAAATTGATCGAGCACGACAATTTTATCGCAAGGCTGAAAAGGGGATATCTTACTTATCTGCTGATGGGCGTTGGCCTGTGTGGGCAGCCCTAATGCATTACAGCGGAATTTTAAATGTAATTGAACGCAACGATTACAATGCCTTTACTCGACGCGCTTACGTACCCCAATGGCAAAAGTTACGGTCTTTGCCCGCAGCTTGGATGCGATCGCAAGTGCTTTGA